The genomic window GAAGTTGGAATTTTAAGATTTCGGCCTGTTTCAAGTTTTACTCCCATTAAAATTATCCAATACATCAAAACGGAGAATCCTCCAATTACTCCAATGTAAAAAATACTGTTTCTAAAATTTTTCATTTTGCTTTAATTTACACTCTTATAAAGATGTCTTTTTAGTAGAAAAATGGATCATAAAAAGACATTTTACAGAGATTAGTTTATAAAATCTGCGCAATTTTATAACAAAATCAGCTAGTGCCCAATAGCATCACTTCAATTTTGTAATGACCTTGAAAAAATTTGTAATGAAACAAAAAATTATGTTAAGACGACTAAAACTAAAGGCAAAATATGAAGCCGTAGTTTAAATTGAGTTATCTTTGTGGACTTTATCTACTAATACCATGAATAACGATTTCCCCATTCCCGATAACGAATTACAACGTTTAGCCGCATTAAAACGTTACAATATATTAGATACACTTCCAGATCATGCTTTTGACGATGCAACCAAACTCGTTTCTTATATCTGTGGTGTGCCTATTGCTCATATTTCTTTTATAGATGAGAACAGACAATGGTTTAAGTCTGAAATTGGCATTGGAGTATCAGAAGTACCGCGTGATATCTCTTTTTGCCGTTATACCATTATGGAATCGAAAATGGTAGAAATTAACGATACACATTTAAACGATAAATTTAAAAATGACCCCAATGTTACTGGCGGATTTAATGTTAGGTTTTACGCAGGAGTACCGCTTACAACCCCTGACGGATATAATATTGGAACCTTGTGCGCTATAGATCATGTTACTAAACAACTTAATGAAAGTCAGCGAAATGCACTTTCAATAGTTGCCAAACACGTCATTGCACAGTTAGAACTTGGTACAAAGAATGCCCAATTAGACGCTCAGAAAAAAATTGCAGAAAAAGCAGTATTGGCTAGAGATAGTTTTGTGGCCAATATGAGCCATGAAATTAGAACACCTCTAAATGCTATTATTGGTTTTACCGACCTTTTAGCTCAGACAGAACTGGACGAAGTGCAGCGTGATTACATAGAAAGTGTGCAGATAGCAGGAGAAAATCTGCTGTTGATTGTAAATGATATTCTGGATCTTTCTAAAATTGAATCGGGGAATTTAGCAATCGATTCTGAACCCTTTAATTTGAAGAAAACACTTAAACATGCTTACGATTTATTAAAAGTAAAAACGCAGAAAGAAGTAGAGTTTAATTTGTTTTTAGATGCTGAAATGCCTGATATTGTTGTTGGTGACCAAGGAAGACTAAACCAGATATTGGTTAATCTTATAGGAAACTCACTTAAATTTACCAATGAAGGTGAAGTAACGGTTTCTGTAAAAAAAGTTGAAGAAACGGAAGATAATTATAAAATGAAGTTTTCTGTAAAAGATACTGGTATTGGTATACATAAAGATAAACTTACCACTATTTTCGAGCGTTTTACCCAGGCAGAAGAAAGTACTACGCGAACTTACGGCGGTACTGGTCTGGGACTTAATATCGTGAAACAGTTAATCGAATTGCAAAATGGTGAAATCAGCGTAAAAAGCGAGCCAAACCGTGGTTCTGAATTTATCTTTTTACTTACTTATAAAAAAGCCGAGAATAAAGAAACTGCTCCTAAACCAATATCTAAAAATGATCTTGGACATCTAAAAATATTGCTTTGTGAAGACAATATTTTAAACCAAAAGCTTGCAAAAAGCGTAATTAATAATTTCGGATTTGATCTGGATATTGCGCATAACGGTGAAGAAGGA from Flavobacterium fluviale includes these protein-coding regions:
- a CDS encoding GAF domain-containing hybrid sensor histidine kinase/response regulator codes for the protein MNNDFPIPDNELQRLAALKRYNILDTLPDHAFDDATKLVSYICGVPIAHISFIDENRQWFKSEIGIGVSEVPRDISFCRYTIMESKMVEINDTHLNDKFKNDPNVTGGFNVRFYAGVPLTTPDGYNIGTLCAIDHVTKQLNESQRNALSIVAKHVIAQLELGTKNAQLDAQKKIAEKAVLARDSFVANMSHEIRTPLNAIIGFTDLLAQTELDEVQRDYIESVQIAGENLLLIVNDILDLSKIESGNLAIDSEPFNLKKTLKHAYDLLKVKTQKEVEFNLFLDAEMPDIVVGDQGRLNQILVNLIGNSLKFTNEGEVTVSVKKVEETEDNYKMKFSVKDTGIGIHKDKLTTIFERFTQAEESTTRTYGGTGLGLNIVKQLIELQNGEISVKSEPNRGSEFIFLLTYKKAENKETAPKPISKNDLGHLKILLCEDNILNQKLAKSVINNFGFDLDIAHNGEEGIELLSQNKYDLVLMDLQMPVKDGYQTTDYIRNEMNSSVPIIAMTAHSLVGEQERCYKVGMNAYVPKPFKQSVLLKAIKTVMNPNNEVIHKRVVNLSFLDEMACGDPDFRRDMIGLFIEKIPAQTAQLEEAFHNDDHDTVKKLAHNMKSSLDIFMLEDLSNCAAVIEEEASAGEFTSETLDKVNILHCGIIEVVKILKEL